A DNA window from Hevea brasiliensis isolate MT/VB/25A 57/8 chromosome 2, ASM3005281v1, whole genome shotgun sequence contains the following coding sequences:
- the LOC110650131 gene encoding uncharacterized protein At2g23090 — MGGGNGQKSKMAREKNMEKQKAAAKGSQLESNKKAMTIQCKICMQTFICTTSEVKCREHAEAKHPKSDVYACFPHLKK; from the exons atGGGAGGAGGTAATGGACAGAAGTCAAAGATGGCTCGCGAGAAGAACATGGAGAAGCAAAAAGCTGCTGCTAAGG GAAGTCAGCTTGAATCAAACAAGAAAGCCATGACGATCCAG TGCAAGATTTGCATGCAGACATTCATTTGCACCACATCAGAGGTGAAGTGCAGAGAGCACGCCGAAGCAAAACACCCAAAATCAGACGTATATGCTTGTTTTCCACACCTCAAGAAATGA